The following are encoded together in the Lathyrus oleraceus cultivar Zhongwan6 chromosome 3, CAAS_Psat_ZW6_1.0, whole genome shotgun sequence genome:
- the LOC127128825 gene encoding uncharacterized protein LOC127128825, with the protein MRSWPFPASSFGRDTEWNSLQGLEELHNPSLKTQNEELAVPAAHKKKSWKKPKSSFCAYWYPVALYAIATVRECFQASSFICYGGFDHLRIIGFNDAATKIGELQVVVAIMVCEV; encoded by the exons ATGCGTTCTTGGCCATTCCCGGCTTCTTCTTTCG GTCGTGATACGGAATGGAACTCTCTGCAGGGGCTTGAGGAATTGCATAATCCATCATTGAAGACTCAGAACGAAGAATTGGCAGTTCCAGCAGCGCATAAGAAGAAAAGCTGGAAAAAGCCAAAGAGTTCGTTTTGTGCATATTGGTATCCGGTAGCGCTCTACGCCATTGCAACCGTGCGCGAGTGTTTCCAGGCTTCTTCATTCATCTGTTACGGTGGGTTCGACCACCTTCGCATAATCGGTTTCAACGATGCGGCGACCAAAATTG GTGAATTGCAGGTCGTTGTGGCAATCATggtgtgtgaagtttga